The genomic window ATTTCAGCCCGCAACGGGACTTCCGCGGATCCCGCGAGAACCTGCATCTGGTCGAGCGCTGGACGCGAACCGGCCCGGACACGCTGGAGTACGAGGTGACCATCGAGGACCCGACCGTCTGGGTCAGCCCCTGGACGGTGCGGCAGGAGTTCCGCAAGCAGAGCGACGAGCTGAACCGCATCTACTACGAGCCGCGGTGTCACGAGGGCAACTACGGCTTTCCGGCGCTGCTCCGCGCGGCGCGCATCGCGGACCAGCGGTACGAGGAAGGAACGGGACCGCACCCGGCGACCTTCGACAACGCCTCGGGAGCGGGGATCGAACGATTCCTGGGTGTCCCCTAGCCGCCAGCGGCTCCGGTTGTTTCCCGGCGGTTGCCCTCATCGCTCCCGAGGCGTGAGGCCGGGTCGGAAGGCAGATGCCCGAACGGCCCAGCAACGAAGGTCTACCGCGGATGTCGGCCGCGCCGCGTTGGTCGCACCGGGATCCGGTGGAAGGCGGCAATCCGTTTCCCGCGGGTGATCTCCGTCACACGCGTTGGGAAGAGGCGACTGCCCACGCGAGGGCCGCGCTCCGGCGCTACGACGACGAGTCCGCCGCCGCCAGCGCGGATGCTCCGACTTCAGAGTCGTACGCACATCGTTGGCTCGACCTCGCCACGATGCGGTTCGACACCTGGGCGCGGCGGGGACTTGCGGCCGTGGACAATACGCTCGCGCGACGGGAGTATGCAGCGTGGCTCAAGACCTACGTCGCCAACTGGCGCGTCTACGTCGCGGAGACCTGCCCGCACGTCGCCGGCGACGTGCGGGCAGAACTCGCCTCGCGCCTCCAGGCTCGGGCCGAACACTGGGTCGATGAGGCCCGTCACCTGCTCCACAACGGGTTGCGGTAACTGGCCGTCACACCGCTCGCTGGCGTCTCACGATCGGCGCCAGCGCCCGAAGCGCCCGATTGACGGCGACACTCGTCAGGAGACACGTCGAGGACGTCCGGCGAGATGGCGACCACATCGGCTCCCTCCTCATATCGGCGAGCGGTCACCCCGCGCCTACCACCCGAGAAGTCGTACTCGGGTCGTATCGTGTCCTTCATCCGCGAACCCGCATCCCGCCTGTCGTCCTCATGGCTCAGGTAGACATCCGATGCGCGCCATCAGTTCAGCCCGCGGCGCATCAGCAGCGGACGCACGTCCGGGTCCGCGCCCCTGAAGTCGCGGAACAGCGTCATCGCGTCGACGCTGCCGCCCCTCGACAGCAGGGTCCGCCGGAAGTGGTCGCCGTTGTCGCGCAGCAGGCCGCCGTTCTCCTTGAACCACTCGACGGAGTCGGCGTCGAGCACCTCGCTCCAGATGTAGGAGTAGTAGCCGGCCGAGTAGCCGCTGCTCCAGATGTGCGAGAAGTAGGTGCTGCGGTAGCGCGGCGGCACGGCGTCGAGCGCCACGCCGGAGGCCTCGAGCGCATCCGCCTCGAACGCCTCGACATCGGCCGCGGCCGGGACCTCGTCGGCCGTGATCTGGTGCCACGCCTGGTCGAGCAGCGACGCGGCGAGGTACTCGGTGGTGGCGAAGCCCTGGTTGAACTGCTGCGTCGCCAGCACCCGCTCCAGCAGGTCGGCCGGCATCGGCTCGCCGGTCTCGTAATGGACCGCGTAGTTCTCCAGGACCTCCGGCCAGGTGGCCCACATCTCGTTGACCTGCGACGGATACTCGACGAAGTCGCGCGGCACCGCGGTTCCGGCGAAATAGGGGTACTCCACGTTCGAGAAGAAGCCGTGCAGGGCGTGGCCGAACTCGTGGAACGCCGTGGTCACCTCGTCGAAGGTCAGCAGCGTCGGCTCGCCGGCCGGCGGTTTCGGCACGTTGAGGTGGTTGCCCACCACCGGCAAGGTACCGAGCATGTGCGACTGCGAGACGTAGGCGTTCATCCAGGCCCCGCCGCGCTTGGACGGCCGGGCGTAGAAGTCTCCCAGGAACAGCCCCAGCGGCTCGCCGTCGACGTCGAACACCTCCCAGACGCGCACGTCGGGGTGGTAAACCGGCAGTTCCGGCCGCTCCTCGAAGGTCAGTCCGTAGAGCCGGGTGGCGGCGAAGAAGACGCCGTCCTCGAGGACGTTGTTCATCTCGAAGTAGGGGCGGAGCTGCGACGCGTCGAACGCGTAGCGGTCGGCCCGCACCTTCTCGGTGTAGTAGGACCAGTCCCAGGCGGCCAACTCCAGGTCGGCGCCTTCCGCGTTGGCCATCGCCTGCAGATCGGCCGCCTCCCGCTCGGCGTTCGCCACCGCCGGCGGGGCCAGGCTCGCGAGCCGCTCGTTGACCGCCTCGACGGTCTGCGCGGTCTGCCGCTCGAGAATGTAGGCGGCGTGGTTCGGGTAGCCGAGCATCGCGGCCCGCTCGGCCCGCAGCCGCGCCATCGTGGTGATCACCTCGCGGTTGTCGTACTCGCCGCCCTGGCTGCCGCGGGCCAGAGACTCCCGGGCGATGCGCTCGCGCAGGTCGCGGTTTTCCAGCGACGCCAGCGCCGGCTGGCCGCTGGTGTTGAGCAGGGGGATGACGTACCGGTTCTCCAGGCCGCGCGCGGCGGCGGCGGCGGCCGCGGATGCGATCTCGTTCTCCGACAGGCCGGCCAGCTCCTCCTCGGTCTCCACCACCACCGCCGAGGCGTTGACCTCGTCCAGCACGTTCTGCGTGAAGCGGCTCCCCAACGCCGCGAGCTCCGCGTTGATCTCCTGCATCCGCTCCTTCTGCGACTCGGAGAGCCGCGCGCCGGCCCGCACGAAGTCGACGTAGTACTGCTCGACGAGCCGCCGCGCCTCGTCGTCGAGCCCCAGCGTCTCGCGCTGGTCGTAGAGGGCCTGCACCCGCGCGAACAGGTCCGCGTTCAGCAACATCGCGTCGGTGTGCGCGGCCAGCCGCGGCGCCATCTCGTTACGGGTCGCGTTGATGGCGTCGTTCGTATGTGCGCTGGCGAGGCTGAAGAACGTCCGGGCGACGCGATCGAGCGTCCGGCCGGAGCGTTCCAGCGGGATGATCGTGTTCTCGAAGGTCGGCGGCTCCGATTGGGCGGCAATGGCCTCGATCTCTTCGATCTGCTCGGCCATCCCGCGCTCGAACGCCGGACTGTAGTGCGCATTGTCGATCCGGTCGAAGGGCGGCAACCGGTACGGCAGCGTACTCTCGGTGAAGAACGGATTCTCGGTCATCTCCTGCTGCCCGGCGGCTTCGATCGCGCCGCCATCGAACGGGACGCCGGAGCCGAGCATCAGCGCCACGACCGCCGCCGCCAATCCCAGGGACTTGCCTCTCATGCCAACACCCTCCCGACAGAAAACTGTTCCGCAACCGTCAACGATAGCAGCTTTGGGGCCAACCCGCGGCGGCGGGAGATGCCGTGAGATAATGCAGGTGTGACCGTTTCGTCGGGGCGCTCCGCCCCATGAGGGCGCCCGCCGGCATCGGCGTCGCCAACCCCCTCCGCCGCAACATCGCGATCATCGCCCACGTGGACCACGGCAAGACCACGCTGGTCGACGCCATGCTGCACCAGAGCGGCGTGTTCCGCGAGCACGAACGGGTGGAGGAGCGCGCCCTCGACAACATCGACCTCGAGCGCGAGCGCGGCATCACGATCATGGCCAAGAACACGGCCATCCGCTATCGCGACCTGATCATCAACATCGTCGACACGCCGGGCCACGCCGACTTCGGCGGCGAGGTCGAACGCACCCTGACCATGGTCGACGGCGTGCTGCTGCTCGTCGACGCGTCCGAGGGTCCCCTGCCCCAGACCCGCTTCGTGCTGCGCAAGGCGCTCGAGCAGGGTCTGCCGCCGGTCGTAGTCATCAACAAGATGGACCGGCCGGACGCGCGGCCGGCCGAGGTGCTCGACGAGATCTACGACCTGTTCATCGACCTCGACGCGAGCGAGGAGCAGATCGAGTTCCCGGTGTTGTACGCCAACGCCAGGGCGGGTACGGCCAGTACCGAGCCCGCCGAGCCGGGACGCGACCTGCGGCCCCTGCTCGACGCCATCGCCGAGCGGATGCCGCCGCCGGCCGGCGATCCCGACACCTCGCTGCAGGTGCTGGTGGCCAACCTGGACGCGAGCGATTACCTGGGCCGGATTGCCATCGGCCGCATCGTCAACGGCCGGGTGGCGACGGGCGACGAGATAGCGG from Acidobacteriota bacterium includes these protein-coding regions:
- a CDS encoding M3 family metallopeptidase, with product MRGKSLGLAAAVVALMLGSGVPFDGGAIEAAGQQEMTENPFFTESTLPYRLPPFDRIDNAHYSPAFERGMAEQIEEIEAIAAQSEPPTFENTIIPLERSGRTLDRVARTFFSLASAHTNDAINATRNEMAPRLAAHTDAMLLNADLFARVQALYDQRETLGLDDEARRLVEQYYVDFVRAGARLSESQKERMQEINAELAALGSRFTQNVLDEVNASAVVVETEEELAGLSENEIASAAAAAAARGLENRYVIPLLNTSGQPALASLENRDLRERIARESLARGSQGGEYDNREVITTMARLRAERAAMLGYPNHAAYILERQTAQTVEAVNERLASLAPPAVANAEREAADLQAMANAEGADLELAAWDWSYYTEKVRADRYAFDASQLRPYFEMNNVLEDGVFFAATRLYGLTFEERPELPVYHPDVRVWEVFDVDGEPLGLFLGDFYARPSKRGGAWMNAYVSQSHMLGTLPVVGNHLNVPKPPAGEPTLLTFDEVTTAFHEFGHALHGFFSNVEYPYFAGTAVPRDFVEYPSQVNEMWATWPEVLENYAVHYETGEPMPADLLERVLATQQFNQGFATTEYLAASLLDQAWHQITADEVPAAADVEAFEADALEASGVALDAVPPRYRSTYFSHIWSSGYSAGYYSYIWSEVLDADSVEWFKENGGLLRDNGDHFRRTLLSRGGSVDAMTLFRDFRGADPDVRPLLMRRGLN